A single window of Scylla paramamosain isolate STU-SP2022 chromosome 41, ASM3559412v1, whole genome shotgun sequence DNA harbors:
- the LOC135092892 gene encoding R-spondin-3-like isoform X2, whose translation MCVCLRVHSRRPCVVVDVGCTAGCTLCSPINGCLACEAPYFLVLQREGARQTASCTKTCPRGFFKVKKKRNGFCTKCTMLGCEECLGPHYCSTCQRHFFNYFGKCIRETTGTGSTHPHLGTTLTKMTKEEEEKEEDIKTITNKEEEMKIKTLSPLQNTTTTTTTTTTAATRPTDLPATSPSPPLSGRARRPLHSGRGRARHCRRRRRRKKGKHGNRDAVEEKRGNKKTRTKGNRRECTRRERRRKRRRRKRRRRRKNTRKTTTTTSTTTTTTTATTTTTITTRPTTVVSEETITRMIDLSLLGKEGGHVGQGTDKPLLPPTHLTSRKFLYNRPREMARYKQSKAYKRKKSGD comes from the exons gtgtggtggtggacgtGGGGTGCACGGCGGGCTGCACGCTGTGTTCGCCCATCAACGGGTGCCTGGCGTGCGAGGCGCCATACTTCCTGGTGCTGCAGAGGGAGGGGGCGCGGCAGACGGCCTCCTGCACCAAGACGTGTCCCAGAGGCTTCTTCAAGgtcaagaagaagaggaacggCTTCTGCACTA AGTGCACCATGCTGGGCTGTGAGGAGTGTCTGGGCCCTCACTACTGCTCCACCTGTCAACGCCACTTCTTCAATTACTTCGGTAAATGCATCAGAGAAACGACAG GTACCGGCAGCACACACCCCCACCTGGGCACCACGCTGACGAAgatgacgaaggaggaggaggagaaggaagaagacataaaaacaatcacaaataaagaagaggagatgaagataaaaacattatcaCCACTTcaaaacaccactactactaccactactactactactgctgctacacgACCCACGGACCTCCCAGCAACCTCCCCTTCGCCCCCTCTGTCAGGCAGGGCGCGGCGACCCCTACACTCCGGAAGGGGACGCGCCAGACACTGCAGAAGAAGGcgcagaagaaagaagggaaaacacGGGAACAGAGACgcagtagaagagaagagaggaaataagaaaacaaggacaaaaggaaatagaagagaatgcacaagaagggagagaagaagaaagaggaggaggagaaagagaaggagaaggaggaaaaatacaaggaaaactactacaactacttctactactactactacaactactgctactactactactactattactactaggcCTACTACAGTGGTGTCAGAGGAAACAATAACCAGAATGATAGACCTATCCTTattggggaaggagggggggcaTGTGGGGCAGGGGACAGACaaacccctcctcccccccacacacctgaCCAGCCGGAAATTCTTGTACAATAGGCCTAGGGAGATGGCCAGGTATAAACAATCGAAGGCCTATAAACGAAAGAAATCAGGTGACtga